The nucleotide sequence GAACGACCCGAAGCAGGCGGCGCGGCTGATGCGCAAGCTGTTCGACGCCGGCGGGTTGCCGGTCGGCGGCGGCATGGAGGAGGCGCTGCGCCGGATGGAGGCCGGGGAGGATCCGGACCGGATCGAGGAGCAACTGGGGGACGATCTGGACGGGGATCCGTTCGGGGCGCCCGGGAAGCGTCTGCGCAATCGCCTCCGCCGTCTCGCGCCGCCGACGCACGACCCTCATTTGTACGAGCTCTGATCGGGCGCGGGGGTTTCGCGACGCAAGGCCCGCGGGTTTCGCGAGTCAAGGCCCGCGGGTTTCGCGACTCAAGGCCCGCGCGTTTCGCCACGCAAAGCCCGTGGGTTTCGCAGCGCAAGGCCCGCGCGTCTCGGGGCGCCGCCGGTCGTCCGTCAGGGGGGCGCGGCGGACCGCCTTAACTGAGGGGTCCGCCGACCCCCCCCTGACGGCCGACCTCATGTCGCTGCTCCAGAACCACGCGTAGCCCCCGTCGCAACGGGCGCCGTGCCCGCGACGGCTGCGGTGACCGCAACGGCCGCGGTGATCGCGCTGGGCGCCGCGATCGGGACGGGCGCCGGGATCGCGACGGGCGCCGGGATTGCGACGGGCGTGTAGGGGCGGCTGGCGCGCCACGATTATCGTGTCCCCGCTCAGGATTCCACCGCGCCTGCCGCCCGACGACATTCGCGCGCAACGTTGCCTTTGAACGTCGAAAGGCAAGGATGCGCGAGGTCCACGTCGGGAGGCAGGCGCGGTGGTGGCGCCGTTGTTCCGACGACGTGATCGGCGCGCCAGCCTCCCCTACACGACCAATTCACGCGCAACGTTGCCTTAATGCCCAAAGGCAAGAGGGTGCTGTGTCCACGTCGGGAGGCAGGCGCGGTGGGGGCGCCGTTGTTCCGCCGACGTGATCGGCGCGCCAGCCTCCCCTACACGACCCATTCCCGCGCACCATCGAAACAGGGCGCGGTGGTGACGCCGTTGTCCCGAAGACGACGAGCGTGTCGTGCGGCGGGGGGCGGCGGCGGAGCATTGCCCCGTCGCGGAGCCGCCGCCCCCCGTCGCGCGACACGCGCCCTTCGACGGACACGCGCCCTATTGTTTCAGCGCGAGAAGCGACATGACCTCCGCGAACCAAGGCCGCGGCGCGGGGCGATGCGGGGTGCACGGACCCTTCAACCGGGACCATTCCGCTGCGGACAACCGGCGATGCGCCCGACCAAACACGACAGCGCGTCGGGCGGGCGGGGGCGGCGGCGCAGCCGTTGCCCCGTGGCGGAGCCGCCGCCCCCGCCGCACGACGCGCGTGCCGCGGGACGCGCGGGATTTGCGGCGGCGGAAGGCCAGCGCGTTCTGACGAAATGCAAAAGGCAGGGTTGCGCTGGGTCCGGCTCGGGAGGCAGGCGCGGTGGGGGCGCCGTTGTTCCGACGACGTGATCGGCGCGCCAGCCTCCCCTACGGGGTCAATTTGATGCCCACCGTGGCCCAGGCGTCGCGGACCGCGCGGACCTCGCGCGAGTCGGCGCCGTACAGCGACGTCGCGACCTCGGTCGTCGCCTGCGCGGCGTCGCGGAACTGGGCGTCGGGACGCAGGCGGTCGCGCAGGACGACGTACCAGACGCGCCCCGCCCGCTCCCACGCCGCGCCGCCGATCGCCGTCGCCGCGAGACAGAACGCCCGGTTCGGGATGCCGGAGTTGATGTGCACCCCGCCGTTGTCGTCGGCGGTCTCGACGAAGCCGTCCATGTGTCCCGGCTGCGGGTCCTTCCCCAGCGTCGGATCGTCGTACGCCGTCCCCGGCTCGCGCATCGAGCGGATCGCCCGCCCCTTCACCCGCGCCGTGAAGAGCCCCTCGCCGATCAGCCAGTCGGCGTCCCCCGCCGACTGCTTCAGCGCCCGCTGCTTGACCAGCGAGCCGAAGACGTCGGAGAACGACTCGTTGAGC is from bacterium and encodes:
- a CDS encoding zinc ribbon domain-containing protein, whose protein sequence is NDPKQAARLMRKLFDAGGLPVGGGMEEALRRMEAGEDPDRIEEQLGDDLDGDPFGAPGKRLRNRLRRLAPPTHDPHLYEL
- a CDS encoding M4 family metallopeptidase, coding for SIDDRGMRLVSTVHFGKQYDNAFWDGRQMVYGDGDGVLFNRFTAALDVIGHELTHGVTQCEARLRYDGQSGALNESFSDVFGSLVKQRALKQSAGDADWLIGEGLFTARVKGRAIRSMREPGTAYDDPTLGKDPQPGHMDGFVETADDNGGVHINSGIPNRAFCLAATAIGGAAWERAGRVWYVVLRDRLRPDAQFRDAAQATTEVATSLYGADSREVRAVRDAWATVGIKLTP